Proteins found in one Mangifera indica cultivar Alphonso chromosome 15, CATAS_Mindica_2.1, whole genome shotgun sequence genomic segment:
- the LOC123198026 gene encoding low affinity inorganic phosphate transporter 4-like has protein sequence MFGNSLAVLHALDNARTQWYHVTTVGIAGMGFFTGAYGLFCISTVSRLLGRLYFSDPTSEMPGKLPHNITNAVIGAALVGTLIGQLFFGWLGDKLGRKKAYGITLILMAFCSVCSGLSFGASPKAVIGTLCFFRFWLGFGIGGNYPLSATIMSEYANKKTRGAFIAAVFAMQGVGTMFAGLVSMILAKIFLSQYPAPAYRVDRLLSTQPEGDFFWRIVLMFGALPALLTFHWRMKMPETGRYTALIEGDAKQAAADMGRVLNIEIPVEQENLVQFKAANECKLFSSEFFQRHGYHLIGTMTTWFLLDIAFYSQNLTLKDIFPAIGLTHKARDVNALTEVYETSHALFMTTLFCSFRGYWFTVLFIEKMGRFKIQILGFFMMSLSMLIIGIKYHYLLTNAQTLLTLLYGQTVFFANFGPNSTIFVLSAELFPTRVRSTCHALSAASGKVGSIVAALFVQSYTLNGGPQKSQKAIMILAFINMLGFCFSFLLTETKGRSLEEISGEDGGTENYNETQMGPMPQMGWQVGLRPHGEK, from the exons GTATGGGCTTCTTCACTGGTGCTTATGGTCTCTTTTGCATCTCCACCGTCTCAAGACTCCTGGGTCGCCTTTACTTTTCCGATCCTACTTCTGAAATGCCAGGAAAGCTACCCCATAATATTACCAACGCAGTTATTGGTGCAGCCCTAGTTGGAACCCTCATTGGGCAATTGTTCTTTGGTTGGCTTGGTGACAAACTTGGTCGCAAAAAAGCATACGGGATCACCCTCATTCTCATGGCATTTTGTTCTGTTTGCTCGGGTCTATCATTTGGAGCTAGTCCAAAGGCTGTCATTGGAACACTCTGTTTCTTCCGTTTCTGGCTAGGATTTG GCATTGGTGGAAATTATCCTCTTTCTGCAACGATAATGTCAGAATATGCTAATAAAAAGACTCGTGGGGCATTTATAGCTGCAGTTTTTGCTATGCAAGGCGTTGGGACTATGTTTGCAGGGTTAGTTTCAATGATTCTAGCGAAAATCTTCCTCAGCCAATATCCAGCGCCGGCGTATAGAGTAGACCGACTCTTATCAACACAGCCAGAGGGCGATTTCTTTTGGCGGATTGTGTTAATGTTCGGTGCATTGCCGGCCCTTCTGACTTTCCATTGGCGAATGAAAATGCCCGAAACGGGGCGTTACACTGCACTAATCGAAGGCGACGCCAAACAAGCCGCTGCAGACATGGGTCGAGTTCTCAACATTGAAATCCCAGTAGAACAAGAGAACTTGGTGCAGTTTAAGGCTGCCAACGAATGCAAATTATTCTCCAGCGAGTTCTTTCAACGCCATGGCTATCATTTGATTGGCACAATGACGACTTGGTTCTTGTTGGACATAGCGTTTTACAGTCAAAATTTAACTCTGAAGGACATTTTCCCAGCCATTGGTTTAACACACAAAGCTCGGGATGTTAACGCTCTCACAGAAGTCTATGAGACCTCTCACGCCTTGTTTATGACTACCTTGTTTTGTTCTTTCCGCGGCTACTGGTTCACCGTCCTGTTCATCGAAAAAATGGGCCGGTTCAAGATCCAAATTTTGGGATTCTTCATGATGTCTCTTTCTATGCTTATCATTGGCATCAAATATCACTATCTATTAACTAATGCTCAAACCCTACTTACTCTGTTGTACGGACAAACAGTTTTCTTCGCGAATTTTGGTCCAAACAGTACAATATTTGTTCTCTCAGCGGAACTGTTTCCGACCAGGGTGAGGTCCACGTGTCATGCGCTAAGTGCGGCTTCAGGGAAGGTGGGTTCGATTGTGGCGGCTTTATTTGTGCAATCATACACTTTAAATGGGGGTCCTCAAAAAAGTCAAAAGGCGATAATGATTCTAGCGTTTATAAACATGCTAGGGTTCTGCTTCTCGTTTTTGTTGACTGAGACCAAGGGACGATCTTTGGAGGAGATTTCTGGGGAAGACGGTGGCACTGAGAATTATAATGAGACCCAGATGGGGCCTATGCCGCAGATGGGTTGGCAGGTAGGTCTCAGGCCGCATGGTGAGAAGTAA